A single window of Treponema denticola ATCC 35405 DNA harbors:
- a CDS encoding MarR family transcriptional regulator, with protein MLNDIYKNEIINAWVEDNEPVDLIEKRYKNISNIVDGMYDFVLSFSYYYTIRRDYGTGKKYTMIEMHILTDIYDNENITVSALAKKWNRTSSAISQIVHRLIKWGLVYKEVNQADGKVFFLHTTEKAKKTVLTHKAYDNKDNVKTRKKLLETFTVDEMVAFDKILKAYTDILEKNNSKNKPL; from the coding sequence ATGTTGAATGATATTTATAAAAATGAAATAATTAATGCATGGGTAGAAGACAATGAGCCTGTAGATTTGATTGAAAAAAGGTATAAAAATATAAGCAATATTGTTGATGGCATGTACGATTTTGTATTATCATTTTCTTATTATTATACTATAAGGAGAGATTATGGTACGGGTAAGAAATATACGATGATTGAAATGCATATTTTGACCGATATTTATGATAATGAAAATATAACGGTTTCAGCTTTGGCAAAAAAATGGAATAGAACATCAAGCGCAATTTCTCAAATTGTGCATAGGCTTATAAAATGGGGCTTGGTTTATAAGGAGGTAAACCAAGCTGACGGTAAAGTCTTTTTTTTGCACACTACAGAAAAAGCAAAAAAAACGGTTTTAACTCATAAAGCTTATGACAATAAAGACAATGTCAAGACAAGAAAAAAACTTCTTGAAACTTTTACCGTTGATGAAATGGTAGCTTTTGATAAAATTTTGAAAGCTTACACCGATATTCTCGAAAAAAATAACAGCAAAAATAAGCCTTTATAA
- the tig gene encoding trigger factor, protein MDYEKNVTLKEKSHAELSVKIKKSDVQESYKKLLNKYSKELQIPGFRKGKVPVSVLETKYGDAIKGDLAGDLIEESLKEIFESLDEYERPLPYSYPELNEKPELKVEEDFSFTVHYDVFPKVEIKKTEGFTIEVPEASVSEKDIKKELERLQERNALVTACKEGTSAEKDHIATIDYCELDDEGKTISGTERKDFVFTIGSGLNIYKIDDDIVGMKKGESKEITKTFPEDDSNKDLAGKTKKIKVTLTALKYKDLPALDDDFAQDINEKYKNLDELKADIKKKFEISVEEKIKSLQKNALTEQMVKEHTIDLPESMVRAELESRWMMMANQFRTTPEELEKMFGKGPQSKAALLEGWREDSEKTLKERVLIETLLKEKNIEVSDDEIEAEYVRLSERMDIALDELKKYYSNPREKEYLSEGLKEEKLFKALYEKSTIKKGKKLTFDELLKD, encoded by the coding sequence ATGGACTACGAAAAGAACGTAACTCTTAAAGAAAAATCACATGCGGAACTTTCAGTAAAAATAAAAAAATCTGATGTTCAAGAAAGCTATAAAAAACTGCTCAACAAATACTCAAAAGAGCTTCAAATACCGGGATTTAGAAAAGGAAAGGTTCCCGTATCCGTACTTGAAACAAAATACGGCGATGCTATCAAAGGAGATCTTGCAGGAGACCTAATCGAAGAGTCCTTAAAAGAAATCTTTGAATCTCTTGATGAATATGAAAGACCTCTCCCCTACTCTTATCCCGAACTGAACGAAAAGCCCGAATTAAAAGTTGAAGAAGACTTTTCCTTTACAGTCCATTATGATGTCTTCCCCAAGGTAGAAATTAAAAAAACGGAGGGCTTTACTATTGAAGTGCCGGAAGCAAGCGTTTCTGAAAAAGACATAAAAAAAGAACTTGAAAGGCTTCAAGAGCGGAATGCCCTTGTTACAGCCTGCAAAGAAGGAACTTCAGCCGAAAAAGACCATATTGCAACAATCGATTATTGCGAACTTGACGATGAAGGAAAAACTATTTCAGGCACCGAAAGAAAAGACTTTGTATTTACAATAGGTTCAGGCTTAAATATCTATAAGATTGATGATGATATAGTCGGCATGAAAAAAGGTGAATCTAAGGAAATCACAAAGACCTTCCCCGAGGATGATTCAAACAAGGACCTTGCCGGAAAAACAAAGAAAATAAAGGTAACTCTTACAGCTCTTAAATACAAAGATTTACCGGCCCTTGATGATGACTTTGCTCAAGATATAAACGAAAAATATAAGAACTTGGACGAATTAAAGGCCGATATCAAGAAAAAGTTTGAAATAAGCGTAGAAGAAAAAATCAAATCTTTACAAAAAAATGCTTTAACCGAACAAATGGTAAAAGAACATACAATAGACCTGCCTGAATCTATGGTAAGAGCAGAACTTGAATCCAGATGGATGATGATGGCTAATCAATTTAGAACCACGCCTGAAGAACTTGAAAAAATGTTCGGTAAAGGCCCGCAATCAAAAGCAGCTCTTTTAGAAGGCTGGAGAGAGGATTCCGAGAAAACTTTAAAGGAAAGAGTTTTAATTGAAACCCTTCTTAAAGAAAAAAATATTGAAGTAAGCGATGACGAGATTGAGGCCGAATATGTCCGTTTATCCGAAAGAATGGATATCGCTCTTGATGAGCTGAAAAAATATTATTCCAACCCTCGCGAAAAAGAATATTTAAGCGAAGGTCTAAAAGAAGAAAAACTTTTTAAAGCTCTTTATGAAAAATCGACAATCAAAAAAGGCAAAAAGCTTACATTTGATGAACTTTT
- a CDS encoding MalY/PatB family protein, whose protein sequence is MIYDFTTKISRKNLGSLKWDLMYSQNPEVGNEVVPLSVADMEFKNPPELIEGLKKYLDETVLGYTGPTEEYKKTIKKWMKDRHQWDIETDWIINTAGVVPAVFNAVREFTKPGDGVIIITPVYYPFFMAIKNQERKIIECELLEKDGYYTIDFEKLEKLSKDKNNKALLFCSPHNPVGRVWKKDELQKIKDIVLKSDLMLWSDEIHFDLIMPGYEHTVFQSIDEQLADKTITFTAPSKTFNIAGMGMSNIIIKNPDIRERFTKSRDITSGMPFTTLGYKACEICYKECGKWLDDCIKVIDKNQRIVKDFFEVNHPEIKAPLIEGTYLQWIDFRALKMDHKDMEEFMIHKAQIFFDEGYIFGDGGIGFERINLAAPSSVIQESLERLNKALKDLKNRH, encoded by the coding sequence ATGATTTACGATTTTACAACAAAAATTTCAAGAAAAAACTTAGGTTCACTTAAGTGGGATTTAATGTATTCACAAAATCCTGAGGTTGGAAATGAGGTGGTTCCTCTTTCGGTAGCAGACATGGAATTTAAAAATCCGCCGGAACTTATTGAAGGTTTAAAAAAATATCTTGACGAAACAGTGTTAGGATATACAGGACCGACTGAAGAGTATAAAAAAACCATAAAAAAATGGATGAAGGATAGGCATCAATGGGATATTGAAACAGACTGGATAATAAATACTGCCGGGGTCGTTCCTGCAGTGTTCAATGCCGTTAGGGAATTTACAAAACCGGGAGACGGAGTCATTATCATCACCCCCGTTTATTATCCTTTCTTTATGGCTATAAAAAATCAAGAGCGTAAAATCATAGAATGTGAATTATTGGAAAAAGACGGATATTATACAATCGATTTTGAAAAACTAGAAAAATTATCCAAGGATAAAAACAATAAGGCTTTGCTCTTTTGCTCGCCGCACAATCCTGTAGGCAGGGTTTGGAAAAAAGATGAACTTCAAAAAATAAAGGATATAGTTTTAAAATCCGATCTTATGCTATGGTCAGATGAAATTCACTTTGACTTAATTATGCCCGGTTATGAGCATACAGTATTCCAATCTATTGATGAGCAGCTTGCCGATAAAACAATTACTTTTACTGCACCGTCTAAAACATTTAATATTGCAGGAATGGGCATGAGCAATATAATAATTAAAAATCCGGATATCAGGGAAAGGTTTACAAAGTCTCGGGATATTACAAGCGGGATGCCATTTACTACACTCGGATATAAGGCTTGCGAAATTTGCTATAAAGAATGCGGAAAATGGCTGGATGACTGCATAAAGGTAATCGACAAAAATCAAAGAATTGTAAAAGATTTTTTTGAAGTAAATCACCCCGAAATAAAGGCTCCTCTTATTGAAGGCACCTATTTGCAATGGATAGATTTTAGAGCTTTGAAAATGGATCATAAGGATATGGAAGAATTTATGATTCACAAAGCTCAAATATTTTTTGATGAAGGCTATATTTTTGGAGACGGAGGTATAGGATTTGAAAGAATCAACTTGGCAGCTCCATCATCTGTTATTCAAGAAAGTTTAGAAAGACTAAATAAGGCCTTAAAAGATCTTAAAAACCGGCATTAA